AAGGAGAGCATGgctgtcatcatcttcatcagaaCTACAAAATGCAGCCACAGGATCAGCACTGGTGACATCAACCTGTATGAAACATGGCCTCATTAAACATTACTATTATGAAAGAATTCCCCAAGAGGAAACTTTTAACATCCAACTCACCCACTGATAAACCTAGATTTACTTAATTATGTTCACTTGTTTTAATGACAATGAACACTTCCACACTCttagggccagtcttacagtccagtacagcatgtttgtaagctccccaaccaaacacaaaacacgacgagaattccttgtatagtgtttttttttcacatttgttatcttttttttatgcccttgaactgattcctctgctgtaaaaaaaaaaaaaaaaaaaaactatacaaggaattttcgtcgtgttttgtgtttggttggggagcttacaaacgtgctgtactggactgtaagactggcccttaaCCTGAACTGCAGGAATATCTAGGTTTTGCTTACACCCAAGGTGCAATAGGCAAAAAGAAATGCCATTTCATGCCTAATATAAAAAAATCTCATTATCAAAACCTCATTCCCCCCACAAAAAtctaaagtaaaaaaatatactcATTGTCATATCTTTATCTTGATACAAGTTATACAATAAAGCATCACTTTTGTGAACTAATAAGAGCTACCTATATTCAAGATATCGAGGTGTTTCCTGAACAGAGGGAATTGTCCTTGGTATACACGACCTGTATATGCAGATGATTCAAACACTCACAAGTTTCTATCGTCAATCACAATATCTTACAACTGAAAGTGATCAAATCATTTATGAACAACCTACACTCACAATCGGGTCTGAAATGAGTTTGTGCTTTGGTTACAGCAGCTCTGTGGTCAAACGTTGCACTCTTTAATTAGAAGTTATGTCAAGGTTACAATTCCTGGGTCACATAGCTAAGAAAATCATGCTATGCAGTTATAATAGTTAAGAATAAAAGGCCACCTAAATATCTTAAAGTCCCCTGAATTTCATTTTAAGTGATTTACCATACAACATGTTTTTTTTAGTGAGTCAAACCTAGCTTCAAATTTCAACTGGTTTACTCTCTTAAAATGATATCCAAGGCTCACCACACAAAAGCACATGTCTcacctccacatcctcttcccttcgctCCTGGCTCAGCTCAACACTCTTGTCCTCATCACTTTGATCAAACTCACTCTCCCGCTCCTCATACTCAACATTCTCATCAAGCTCCTTGAAATCTGGTGCAAAAGCAGACCAATTTTCCACTTGGTTCTGAGACCAAATCGACACAACCCCTGAACTGATGGAAGCCATGATTGGTCGGACAGGATGCCACTGTGAAAAAAATTATATCTTGTGAAAATGTAAAACAGATGAGGGAATAagatatgaaaaaatagaaaTGTTAAAACACTCCACGAAAGGCATAAAAGTGACATGAGAAAAGGAAGCACCAAGATAAACTGATGGATGTGCACAGCAGACAACACCACACTGCTTTCCCTTTGACTTCAGCTAATAGAGTAACTTCAGAAAATGAGATATGTGGACCATCATAAGAAGACAAACAATTTAGGGAACAGTAAGTGATATATGATGCATTTCTATATACACTCAAGTTGTTGCTTCATATTTACAACAGGTCCTGTAAAAACTCATTATTTCCATGTAAAATCAGAGGCTCCCATAAAAGGGCAAGTAGCCAGTCAATATTTCTGAGATCTTCAAGAAACTTTATGCAAAGGTTGGAACTTTCTGTAATACAATCTCCAATTAGCTATGCTTGTTTATATACAGAGCAAAGCATGCTGATTTCAAAGATGTTTATATCAGATGGATGATAATTGTTTAAAAATTTAACAATCTGACTAGTCAACAAGTAAGATTTGAAATTCCGAATGATGATAACTTACTACAACATCTAGCAGCATCTCTCCCTTTGTGCCATGTAAAATCTTCACTAAGTTGCCAACACTTCTCTCCCAGATGTAAAGAGAGTGTTGACGAGCTGATCCAGCACATATGTATTCCCCATCGCCTGAGAAACAACATTTCTTCCACATGGTTCTGAAAAGGCCAAATTATTATAGCCTTTAGGAGTACAAATGACTTTGAActtatacataaaaataaatataacaacaaatcaaaatacaaaatatttttatttaGACATCATAATATTCAATTCAACATTTGAAGCTTGAACACTCTCATTCAcaggaaattaagaggaagatgGCAGAACCCAAGACATGAGTAGGATCCTATACTTTTCCTATAAATTGCAAATGCACACACACTTGCTTAAAACAGTGTCAACTCCTGCCCATGAGATAATCACATATGTTTTACTTACAATTATATTCTCAAGCACTTGAATTTCATTCCATTTATGAATATCCTAAACATTTCCTTTGCTTCTATCTCATTCTCCACAATCAGCACCATGTCATCAGCATAAAGTACACCACATGGAACCCCTATCTAAATTTACTAGACAGCCTCAGGTATTGTGGTTACTGGTGAAGGGCTTAAGACATACCCTTGATGCACACCCACACCAGCAGAAAACTCTTCACTCAATTCTTCACCCTACCTTGTGTGGCTGCACCTTCACACATTGCTAGGGCTACTAACTAGCCATTCTTTAACCTTAATCTCCTCATAGCTCATTTCAACACCCTACTGAGCACTGTATCAAATGCTTTCACCAGGTTTACAAAAACAAAGTGTTCTTTCTTTTGTCAATGCAGTTTTCCTGTAACAATCTAACAATGACCAGACCAAAAGTAGATTACACCTCTAATGCATTTTGGGCATATCTAACAACCAGAAATCTGGGAAGATGGGCTCAAATAATTCAAAGTATAGGAGAATAGTACTTTAATCGTATATTGGAAATCAAATTACACCCACAAATAATATATTGTGCTAGCATGTCctatggaagaagaaaaacaaaaaactattGTGTACCAGTGAATTACATTAACTACGTATTGCATTTTCTTTAATAATACATGACCTTGAAGCTGCTGGGAAATCAAGTTAGTTATTCCTCGGGATGGGAGATAGTtttgatgatgacaatgatgattgAGCTCATAAAAACacaatattaaatgaaaacctcAAATACAAGCAAAAATCTTACTTGTTAACCAGATCCTGAAGTTTTTGGGTGGGCTCTGGATCATCATCTTTTCCACTTTTCAGAACTTTCCGAACATCATATACCCTTATAACACGGTCAGCTGAGTTGACCAAGAAGAAACTGAAAGGAAATCATTTCATATTAGCATACAAAAATTTACAAACATTTAGTTATATGGGTGGTGCTAAGGTCAACAAACTAGAATTAAGTATGAGCTGCTTACTCTGTCCTCCGAGAAAACTCTATGCTCTTGATGGCTGCAGCACTTGATGTCCCTGGTCCAATTCTAAACGAATTCTTGATTTTCAGGTCAGGGCAAGTAAGGATAAGTAGCTTGCCCCTACTGTTCCCTGTGTAGATGCAGTCTCCACGGCGATCAAATGACGCTACAATGCTTACGTCtccctgtgaaaaaaaaaactatggtatTAGCCTTATGTGTAAATGCTGTACCTAGTCCATTCACTGGAGGTGGATCCCTAGCTCCtacctggaaaggaaaggatgctGCTGATTGGCTATTGGCAGGCAGGGTGTCTGGTGTTTCTACTGCCAAAAACACTCATGTAggttaaaaaaatattcaaatttcTTTACTTAGTTTACCTATATACAAATTACAGAAGATAAGCAAATTTTGTTTGCCTTATTGGGTTAAGCAGTCAAAGTACTGTAATTATGACAGGATTTTCAAAACTTGATATGATAAAAAGTAAAGTAATTACAGTGAGTATATGAATCAGAAAATCTCATTTAATGTGTATACCATAATATATGCCCTAAACATGATTTTAGTTCATGCACTTGATTCACTGGACAAGTGGTCAGCACTATTAATCATGATAAACAAAAAGTAACCAAAGAAAGCTTtctatacaaacacaaataaatttggttcttcacCTCATCATCCATAGGAATAATTTCATGTGAGGCATCCATATGTACCAAGACTGCTGGATGTCTCATGGGACACACAAGGAACATCTTGTCATTTCTTGGGTGAAACTGCAcctgaggaaaagaacaaaacttTAGTGTAATGTCCAGAGTACTGTATTATGTACGTAATAagctgaaaaggaagaaaaggaagaggaggaggaggaggactctagGTGCATCATATTTTTTCTACTCTGGAAAAGGCAAGCTACAATGCCCAAGGATATACAGGGATGACCAGACAACAGACCAGGGTTCATTATTTGGTGAGGTGACATAAATCTAAAATTTAAAAACTAGAACTAGATCTTAAGCAAAAACAGAAGTTTGACTTTGGGGGCTCTCACTgttcagtcatcatcatcatttcattgacacctgctcctaggagctcccaccaggggatggccacggcagaagagcttccaactttctctatccagacacttcaTCCTTGCCTGCtgaaagtttctcaaagatctttcccccctctcccca
The DNA window shown above is from Eriocheir sinensis breed Jianghai 21 chromosome 3, ASM2467909v1, whole genome shotgun sequence and carries:
- the LOC127006146 gene encoding retinoblastoma-binding protein 5 homolog, coding for MNLELLESFGQNYPEEFDGALDCASLAVTCAFNRRGTLLAVGCNDGRIVIWDFLTRGIAKVISAHVHPVCSLSWSRAGYKLLSVSTDNNVCIWDVLSGECDIKYRFPSPVMKVQFHPRNDKMFLVCPMRHPAVLVHMDASHEIIPMDDEGDVSIVASFDRRGDCIYTGNSRGKLLILTCPDLKIKNSFRIGPGTSSAAAIKSIEFSRRTDFFLVNSADRVIRVYDVRKVLKSGKDDDPEPTQKLQDLVNKTMWKKCCFSGDGEYICAGSARQHSLYIWERSVGNLVKILHGTKGEMLLDVVWHPVRPIMASISSGVVSIWSQNQVENWSAFAPDFKELDENVEYEERESEFDQSDEDKSVELSQERREEDVEVDVTSADPVAAFCSSDEDDDSHALLYLPISPEIEEPEEGWGPEGAPNEDLSSKRSGDSKENVSPKKKRPKTHDVSLENAPTDEVHPLVSNRPKEKQATGSKKGRNNSKGDSKKDRKKH